The following nucleotide sequence is from Nitratidesulfovibrio termitidis HI1.
AGGGGATGCATCGCAGGCCCAGGCCCGCAGCGGAGCGCCCGCCACGGCAAGTTCCACCTGTTGCAGGATGGCGTTGCGGTTGCCGGTCTGGGCGCGACCCATGGCCGTCTGCTGGTGCAGGGGGGCGAACACGTCCACCCCGCCCAGGGGCTGTAGCGCCTCCGCCGCGGCCAGCAGGCCGGGCGAGCGCACGCCGTCGTCGTTGGTCAGCAGGATGCGTGGTGCGGTCATTGCGTGTCTCTCGTGTGGCTGGCGCGGCGATGGCGATCAGCCGAGGCTGTCTGTCTGCGGGACGGTGCTCCCGGGCATGCCCCCGGCGGCGATGAATGCCACGGCCCGGTCCTCGGCGACGGGACGGGAGAAATGGTACCCCTGCACCGAGTGGCAGCCCAGTTCCGCCACGATGGCGAGCTGCTCCGCCGTTTCCACCCCTTCGGCCACCACGTGCAGCCCAAGGCTGCGGCCCAGGGTGACCACGGTGCGCACGATCTCGCGGTTTTCCGCATCCCCGGCCACGGCGGACACGAACGAGCGGTCCACCTTCAGGGTGTCCACCGGAAAGCGTTGCAGATAGGCCAGTGACGAGTAGCCGGTGCCGAAATCGTCGATGCCGATGCCCACCCCCAGACGGCGCAGGGCTTCCAGCCGCTGCAATGCGCCGTCCGGATCCTTCATGATGGCGGTTTCGGTAATCTCCAGTTTCAGGGCATCGGGCGGCAGGCCGGTGTCGGTCAGGACGCGGGCCACGCGCCCGGTAAGGTTGGGCTGCGATGCCTGCCGGGCCGAAAGGTTCACCGACACGTACAATTCGTGCGCGCCGGGCAGGGTGGCCCGCCAGCGGGCCAGGGTGGCCGCCGCCTGTTCCAGCACCCACTGGCCGATGCGCAGGATCAGCCCCGTCTCTTCCGCGATGGGGATGAACCGGGCCGGGGGCACCGCGCCCTCGGTGGGGTGCCGCCAGCGCACCAGCGCCTCGAACCCCAGCAGCCGTGCGCCGTCCACGCCGAACACCGGCTGGTATTCCAGGTACAGTTGCTTGCGGCGCATGGCCATGGAAAGGTCGCCTTCCAGGGTCATCATTTCCAGGGTGTGGCGGTGCATGGACTGGTTGAACACCCGGAAACGTCCCTTGCCCTGGGCTTTCGCCTGGTACATGGCGATGTCCGCGTCGCGCAGCAGCGCGTCTGCCGTATCGTACCCCTGGGTGCGCAGCACCATGCCGATGCTGGCGGACGTGCGCACCACCTTGGCGCCCATGCGCACCGGGCGTTCCAGCGCGGCCAGCAGGCGGCGGGTGATCTGCACGATGCGCCGGGGCGAATCCACGTCTTCCAGCAACAGGGCGAATTCGTCGCCGCCAAGCCGGGCCACGGTGTCGCCCGCGCGCACCACCGGGCGCATGCGCCGGGCCACCTCCACCAGCAGGTTGTCGCCCGTGGTGTGGCCGTGGCTGTCGTTGATGAACTTGAAGCGGTCCAGGTCCAGCATCAGCACGACAAAGCGATAGCTGTCGTTGCGGCGGCGCCGCTGGATGGCCCGGTCTATGCGGTCCAGCAGCAGGGCGCGGTTGGGCAGGCCGGTAAGCGGGTCGTGCAGGGCGAGATGGGTCAGCATTTCCTCGCCCTGCTTGCGTTCTATGGCCACGGCCACCTGTTCGGCCACCGGCACCATCAGTTCCGCGTCGCGGGCCGAGAAGAATTCCGAATCCTCGTAGTGCTGCACCACCATGGCCCCGATGACCTTGCCGCGCGAGCGCAGCGGGGTGCCCAGCCAGGCCGCCGGGCGCGCACCGAACACCGGGCGCGCCGCGATGTCGTTGCTGTGCAGGTGCACCTGCCTGCCGGTGCGGATGACCTCGAGCGTGGGGCTTTGCACGCCGGGGTCGGAAATGTGCTCCACGGGGTTGTAGCGGGCGTCGCGCTCGTCGGCGAAGTAGGCGAAGTCCAGCCGGTCTTCCGGTTCGTTGACCAGGGCGATGAAGAAGTTGGGGGCCTGCACGTGACGGCGCAGGGCCGTATGGATGGACAGGAACAGTTCGTCCAGGTCGCGCGTTTCGTTGATGGCGTTGGCGATGTGGAACAGGATGCCCGCGATGGCGTCGCCCTGCTTGTGGTCGGTGATGTCGGCCAGTGCCCCGGCCACGCGATTCAGGCGTCCGCCGGGGCCGCGCCGGGCCGCGCCGCGCGCCAGCACCCAGCGCCACGTGCCGTCGGTGTGGCGGATGCGGAATTCATGCTCGAAGCGCTCCGCGTCCTCTCCGGTGATGCGGCGCACCTCGGACAGCACGCGCAGCCTGTCCTCCGGGTGCAGGATGGCCGCGATGTCCATGGGCGACATCCGTTCATCGGGGGCTCGCCCCATGATCTCGAGGCAGCGCGGCGAATGGTACAGGGTGTTGGTGGCCAGTTCCCATTCCCAGATGCCGTCGTTGGTGGCGGAAATGGCCATGTCGTAGCGCTGGCGGCTTTTTTCCAGTTCCAGCACCTGGTTGCGCCGTTCCGTTATGTCGCGGATGGTCTGGATGACCCCGGCGAGCCGCCCTTCACCGTCGCGCAGGGCGGATGCCACGGTCCACACGTGGGCGCCCCGGCCGCCGAACAACGTGGGCACGTAGGCCTCCGCCGTCAGCTTGTCGCCCTGTGCGCCGAACATGGTGTAGTGGCTGGGCAGGGGCATGTCCGGGCTGAAGAACCGGTCGCCCAGCAGGGGGATGCGCTCGCCGTAGAAGGGCAGGGCGTATTCGAAGTTGCCGCGCCCCAGCATCTCGCCCGCGGAATGGCCGGTCATTTCCTCCATGGCGCGGTTCCAGGCGGTGACCCGGCGGCTTGCGTCCAGCACCAGGGCCGCGTCGGGCAGAAAGTCGATGATGTCGCGCAGCCTGCGCCACGCCTCGGAAAGCTGGTCCTGCATCACCTTCTGCTCGGTGATGTCCAGTACGAAGCCGTCGATGTAGTCCACTTCCGCCGGGGTGTTCTCTGCTCTTCCGCTGGCACGGCCCGTACTGTCCGAAGCGCCAGCCTGGCCCGTGAGGGCCGTCTGGGCCGAAGCCGGGCCGCGCACCAGCCGCGCGCTGACCAGCCCCCAGAACAGGCTGCCGTCGCGGCGCTTCAGGCGCAGTTCCATGCGGTCCACGCGGCCCGTGGCCTGCAACGCGCCCACGAAGCGCTGGCGATCCGCAGGGTTGGCGTACATCTGCCGGGGAATGTCCGAGACGCATTCCAGCATTTCTTCCGTGGTGGGGCAGCCCCAGATGCGCGCGTATTCCGGGTTGACGTTCTCGTAGCGGCCTTCCGGCGTCACCCGAAAGATGCCCACCGGCGCGCTGTTGAAGATGGCGTGGTACTGCTCGCGGGCCCGGTCCAGATCGTCCGCCTGGTTTGAAGCGTCTGCCTGATTCGAACTATCCGTGTGCCCCGAAGCGGTGTCCTGCTCCGCGCCGGTGGTCTTGCCGCGCCACAACAGCATCCCTGCCAGCAGGCCCAGCGCCAGCCCGGCGGCAAGGCCGGCCAGCGGCACGGGGGACGTCCATGGCACGGCGCCTTCGGCGGCGGCCAGAGCCGGGCTGGCGGTGGCTATGCTGATGATGGCGCTGGTGGTCGGCAGCAGGGGCGAAAGCGGACGTGCCGCGGACGCAAGAACCGGCAGGCGAAACGCGTGGAGCAAAGGACGCGGGCGGTGGGTGCGGCGGGGAGTGTCTGCGACGTGATGGCGCACGGCGGGCACGAGGTCCGGCGGCAGCATGGGGGAGCGGCGCGGGCAGTCGGCGGGCACGCGCAAGGGCGCATGCCACGGTGCCTCCTGCGGCCAGGGCGCCTTGCGGCGGGTGGTCATCTGAGGCCCTTCGGGAAACGGCGTTGGGTAAGGAAAGAATAGAGGATTCCGTTTCGTTTGAAAAGCGGCCCAAATGTCATCTACCTGATGTCATGGGATATTGATTCCGCGCAGTGACCGCGCGCGGGCGTGCTTTGCCCGGCGGGGCTGGGCGGCGGCCAGGGGGCGGGTGTGGCGCGCGCGCGCAGGGGGGCACCACCCTTGATCTTTCCTGTTGACGGATGGCCCCGCATGGGGCAAGGGCAGAAACTGGGGCCGCGCAGCAGGACATCGGTCCTGTCCCGATGAAACGGCGCGGGCGTGTTCCATTTTTAGTGAGAGGTTTTTCGCATGGCCAAGTCTATCTACGTCGGCAATCTGCCTTGGGCCGCCACCGAGGACGAAGTGCGCAGCCTGTTCAGCACCTACGGCACGGTGCTTTCCGTCAAGCTGGTCACCGACCGTGAAACCGGGCGCGCCCGCGGCTTCGGCTTTGTCGAGATGGATGACGCCGCTGCTGCGGCGGCCATCGAAGCCCTGGACAACACCCCGTTCGGCGGTCGCAACCTGCGCGTCAACGAGGCGCAGCCCAAGGCGCCCCGCCCGCCCCGCTACTAGACCCGAACCGCACACGGCACGTCGCGCCGCTCCGGGACAACAGGTTCCGGGGCGGCGTTCTGCATGGCCCCCGGCGTCCAGACAGGTGCCCAGGCCCAGGTGACCGGACCGGAGCCCATGCCGGAGCCCATACCGCACCGGGAGCTTGTCGGACATGTGCTGCGGGGGCGTGTTGCATCCCCCGTCCGCAGGCTGTATATTCAGATAGGAAATCGCGCCGTCATTCCCGACGACGCGGCAAACGATTTGGTCTCAAGACAAGGAGAACGAGATGCGTCAACTCAAGGCCCTCGTGACGCTGCTTATCCTCGGGCTTGCCATTTCCGGCTGCGCCCAGACCTACGGCGGCGGCACCTACAAGGGCGGGCAGACCCGCATGTCGCACACCGTGCAGTACGGCACCGTGGAACAGATCAGCGATTCCGTGATCGAGGACAGCCCCAGCGGTCTCGGCGCACTTGGCGGCGCCGTGGTGGGCGGTGTGCTTGGCAACATGATCGGCGGCGGCAAGGGCCGGGTGCTGACCACGCTGGGTGGCGCCGTGGCCGGTGGCGCCGCGGGCTATGCCGGCGAACAGGCCATGAAGACCAAGAAGGCCATCGAAATCACCGTCAGGCTGGAGAACGGGCAGGTGATGTCCGTGGTGCAGGAACCGGACGAAACCTTCGTGGTGGGCGACCGGGTGCGCATCCTGACGGGGAATGACGGTTCGGCCCGCGTGCGTCACTAGTCCGCTGTACACCGCAAGACAAATGCGTATACTGGACCCGTCCCGGCCTTTCGGGGCGGGTCTTCCCTTTTCATGACGTGTCGTCGGGTGGTGCCCGCCGCGCACGTCGCACGACGCCACCACATCGCGCCGGCGGCGGGCCGGCCTTCACGAACGCGACGGAGGATACCGATGCTTGATCCCAGGGAATGCATCCTGTACAGCGGCGGCGCCACGGGGACCGAGGCCTGCTTCGGCGCCACGGCAGAGGCGTATGGCCTGCAAGAGGTCAACTACAGCTTCGAGGGCCATCAGGTGGAACGCATGCGCGGCGTGCGCGTGCTGACCAGCGAGGAACTGGCCCTGAAGGACGTGAGCCTGACCTACGTCTCGCGCCTGATGAACCGCCAGTACACCCGCGCCCCCCTGTTCCGTAAGGTGTTGCAGTCCATCTGCTGGCAGGTCAGCAGCGGGCACGAAGTGTTCGTGGTGGGCGAGGTGATGGAGGACGGCACCGTCAAGGGCGGCACCGGCTGGGGCGCCGAATTCGCCAAGATCTGCAACAAGCCCCTGTTCGTGTTCGACCAGGTGAAGAACGGCTGGTTCCGCTGGGAACAGGACGCCTGGCTGCCCGAGGCCGCCCCGCGCATTACCCACCGCCACTTCACCGCCACCGGTACCCGATTCATCGAGGACTCCGGCAAGGCCGCCATCGAGGCCCTGTTCGCCAGATCCTTCAGCCGGTAGACAACGACCCAGCGCATTTCCGGGGGCCGTCGGCGACGGCCCCCTTCTTTTTGGGCCAGCCGCGACCTTTCGTGTGTACCCGGGCCATTCTTTCGCCACCTTTGGGCGCGGGGCTCGCACCCCTGTCGCCACCACGGAGAAGCCATGCCGCCGCAACCGGAGCAACGCACCACGCGCGCGGGCCTTTGGGGGGCCCTTGGCGCGTTCGGCCTGTGGGGCCTGCTGCCCCTGTACTGGAAGCTTGTCCAGCAGGTGCCCTCGTTCGAAATCCTGTGCCACCGCATTGCCTGGTCGGTGGTGTTCCTGCTGCCCCTGGTGCTGCTGGGGGGGCGCCTGGCAGAGGTGCGCGCCGCCCTGGCCTCGCGCCGCAACCTGACCACCATCGCGGGCAGCAGCCTGCTTATCGGCGGCAACTGGTTCCTGTACATCTGGGCCGTGAATTCGGACATGGTGCTGGAAACCAGCCTGGGCTACTACATGACCCCGCTGGTCAACGCCCTGCTGGGCGCGCTGGTGCTGGGCGAAAGGCCAAGCCGCGTGCAGCTTGCGGCCATCGCCATCGCCGCCGCCGGGGTACTGTCCATGCTGGTCTCCTACGGCAGGCTGCCGTGGGTGGCGCTGGTGCTGGCGGTGTCGTTCTCGTTCTACGGCCTGTTGCGCAAGCTGGTGAAGGTGGAGTCCATCCCCGGCCTGTTCATCGAGACCATGCTGCTTGCGCCCGTGGCCATCGGCTACCTGGGGTGGCTGGCGTGGCAGGGGGGCGGCGCGCTGGGTCACCAGGGTGCCGCCACCAGCCTGTTGCTGGTGGGCGCGGGCATCGCCACATCCACGCCGCTGCTGTGCTTTGCCTTCGCGGCGCGTCGGCTGCGCCTGATGACGCTGGGGATCATGCAGTACATCGCGCCGAGCATCGCCTTTCTGCTGGGGGCCTTCGTGTTCCGCGAGCCGGTGACCTCGGCCCACCTGCTGACCTTCGGCTGCATCTGGGCGGCCCTGGCCCTGTACACGGCGGAAGGCCTGCGCGCCGCAAGGAGCGGATACCGCCACGCGGTTCGGTGACAGCGGCAGGGTTTTGGAGTAGCCTTGCAAGCGTGGTCGTGCGGCCGTGACCCGTGTGTGGCGTGCGCGCAATCTTCGCGTAACCAGTGGGCGTCATTATGGGCGCTCCCGTTGCGGGATTGCGCCGTGCACGGGATGCGGCGCGCGCGGGCGGGAAACCCATCATACCCGGAGACTGCACATGACGAAGAAGATGTTGTTGCTGCTGTCGATGCTCACGGTGCTGCTGCTGCCCTGCCTGGGCCATGCCGCGCCCAAGGAATTCCGCCTGCTGACCTGGAAGGGCTACGCACCGGCGGAACTGGTGGAAAAGTTCGAGAAGGAAACCGGCTACAAGGTGCAGGTGACCTATTCGAACAACGAGGAAATGATCGCCAAGTTGCGCGCCACGCGCGGCGGCGGGTTCGACCTTGCCCAGCCCAGCCAGGACCGCATTTCTTCCGTGCAGGCAAGCTTTGGCCTGTACCAGCCCATCGACTTCGGCCGCATCGAGGCAGCCCGGTTCATTCCTTCCATGCTCGACGCGGTGAAGAAGAACACCCTGGTCAAGGGCAAGTCGTATGCCGTGCCGTTCTGCTGGGGCACCGACGGGCTGATCGTGAACCGCAAGTTCGCGC
It contains:
- a CDS encoding EAL domain-containing protein, giving the protein MTTRRKAPWPQEAPWHAPLRVPADCPRRSPMLPPDLVPAVRHHVADTPRRTHRPRPLLHAFRLPVLASAARPLSPLLPTTSAIISIATASPALAAAEGAVPWTSPVPLAGLAAGLALGLLAGMLLWRGKTTGAEQDTASGHTDSSNQADASNQADDLDRAREQYHAIFNSAPVGIFRVTPEGRYENVNPEYARIWGCPTTEEMLECVSDIPRQMYANPADRQRFVGALQATGRVDRMELRLKRRDGSLFWGLVSARLVRGPASAQTALTGQAGASDSTGRASGRAENTPAEVDYIDGFVLDITEQKVMQDQLSEAWRRLRDIIDFLPDAALVLDASRRVTAWNRAMEEMTGHSAGEMLGRGNFEYALPFYGERIPLLGDRFFSPDMPLPSHYTMFGAQGDKLTAEAYVPTLFGGRGAHVWTVASALRDGEGRLAGVIQTIRDITERRNQVLELEKSRQRYDMAISATNDGIWEWELATNTLYHSPRCLEIMGRAPDERMSPMDIAAILHPEDRLRVLSEVRRITGEDAERFEHEFRIRHTDGTWRWVLARGAARRGPGGRLNRVAGALADITDHKQGDAIAGILFHIANAINETRDLDELFLSIHTALRRHVQAPNFFIALVNEPEDRLDFAYFADERDARYNPVEHISDPGVQSPTLEVIRTGRQVHLHSNDIAARPVFGARPAAWLGTPLRSRGKVIGAMVVQHYEDSEFFSARDAELMVPVAEQVAVAIERKQGEEMLTHLALHDPLTGLPNRALLLDRIDRAIQRRRRNDSYRFVVLMLDLDRFKFINDSHGHTTGDNLLVEVARRMRPVVRAGDTVARLGGDEFALLLEDVDSPRRIVQITRRLLAALERPVRMGAKVVRTSASIGMVLRTQGYDTADALLRDADIAMYQAKAQGKGRFRVFNQSMHRHTLEMMTLEGDLSMAMRRKQLYLEYQPVFGVDGARLLGFEALVRWRHPTEGAVPPARFIPIAEETGLILRIGQWVLEQAAATLARWRATLPGAHELYVSVNLSARQASQPNLTGRVARVLTDTGLPPDALKLEITETAIMKDPDGALQRLEALRRLGVGIGIDDFGTGYSSLAYLQRFPVDTLKVDRSFVSAVAGDAENREIVRTVVTLGRSLGLHVVAEGVETAEQLAIVAELGCHSVQGYHFSRPVAEDRAVAFIAAGGMPGSTVPQTDSLG
- a CDS encoding RNA recognition motif domain-containing protein, translating into MAKSIYVGNLPWAATEDEVRSLFSTYGTVLSVKLVTDRETGRARGFGFVEMDDAAAAAAIEALDNTPFGGRNLRVNEAQPKAPRPPRY
- a CDS encoding glycine zipper 2TM domain-containing protein — its product is MRQLKALVTLLILGLAISGCAQTYGGGTYKGGQTRMSHTVQYGTVEQISDSVIEDSPSGLGALGGAVVGGVLGNMIGGGKGRVLTTLGGAVAGGAAGYAGEQAMKTKKAIEITVRLENGQVMSVVQEPDETFVVGDRVRILTGNDGSARVRH
- the rarD gene encoding EamA family transporter RarD, which codes for MPPQPEQRTTRAGLWGALGAFGLWGLLPLYWKLVQQVPSFEILCHRIAWSVVFLLPLVLLGGRLAEVRAALASRRNLTTIAGSSLLIGGNWFLYIWAVNSDMVLETSLGYYMTPLVNALLGALVLGERPSRVQLAAIAIAAAGVLSMLVSYGRLPWVALVLAVSFSFYGLLRKLVKVESIPGLFIETMLLAPVAIGYLGWLAWQGGGALGHQGAATSLLLVGAGIATSTPLLCFAFAARRLRLMTLGIMQYIAPSIAFLLGAFVFREPVTSAHLLTFGCIWAALALYTAEGLRAARSGYRHAVR